Proteins from a genomic interval of Chloroflexota bacterium:
- a CDS encoding winged helix DNA-binding protein produces the protein MPGQGAAKHRCQIRGYNMSEELERQTELSPEEEYELWRLLNQVRDAMMRLRDREVRPLGVTSMQGGVLWVLRSLEKAGVVATPAEISRWLFRQPPTILALLSRMEKLGLITCTENTGGRRQVRVEMTDKGRETYIAFARKREVVPRVIGVLSPEERRRLKLSLTKLRQKATEELVSIPPFLRV, from the coding sequence ATGCCTGGACAAGGGGCAGCAAAACATAGATGCCAGATCAGGGGGTACAACATGTCCGAGGAATTAGAGAGACAAACCGAGCTTAGCCCCGAAGAAGAATACGAGCTCTGGAGGCTTCTTAACCAGGTACGCGATGCGATGATGCGTCTGCGGGACAGGGAGGTAAGACCCTTGGGCGTTACGTCGATGCAGGGTGGTGTTCTCTGGGTTTTGAGGTCGTTGGAGAAGGCTGGCGTGGTTGCTACGCCGGCCGAGATATCCCGATGGCTCTTCCGACAGCCACCAACCATACTGGCATTGCTCAGTCGGATGGAGAAGCTAGGGCTCATTACATGCACTGAAAATACCGGGGGACGCAGGCAGGTTCGAGTGGAGATGACTGATAAGGGCAGAGAGACCTACATCGCTTTTGCGCGCAAACGAGAGGTCGTTCCCAGGGTCATCGGGGTACTCTCCCCTGAAGAAAGACGCCGGTTAAAGTTGAGTTTGACCAAGCTGCGCCAGAAGGCCACTGAAGAGCTGGTCTCGATACCACCATTCCTGAGAGTATAA